The DNA region GATAAACTGGCGCCACGAAGTTGGGTCGCGTGTCAGGCGAGTAGTTGAAAGCCACCGACGCGGCCACGGTTCCGCCCGCCGAAAAGCCCATGATGCCGATCCGGTCGGGATTCACGCCGTATTCCTTCGCGTGCTTGCGCACGTGGCCGATCGCCGCGTTCCCGTCAGCCATGGCCAGTTTGACGACGGGCGCTACGATGTCGTCCAGCTTCCCTCGCGTCATCAACTCGCGCGTCGGATCGTCGGTCTTGCATTCCACGAGCCGGTATTTCAACACGAAACACGTCACGCCTTTGGTGTTGAGCCAGCGGGCGACATCGAATCCCTCACTGTCGATCGAAAGAGCGAAGAACGCGCCACCCGGGCAGATGACCACGGCCGTGCCGTTCGCATTCGCTGGATCCGCCGGGAAAACAGTGAGCGTTGGGTTGGCCACGTTGAAGACAATCCGCGTTTGCCACAGATTGGTCCGGCTTTCCTTCTCCCGCTGTTTCCAGTCTTCGGACCCGGGAACCGGACCGTCGTAGAGCCGAACGACCTTTTCCTCAGCAACGAGGCTTGAGCAGACCAGGGAAAGGACTAGGACCGCGAATGTTCGCCTGTTCATGATCACGGTGGTTGTAGGCAGCGGGACGCGTTCTGTCAAACAACCGGTAACACTCCGGGTCGCCGTTCTTCCGGTTGCCACAACTTTTTTCCGGGTTGCCCCTTCTCTTCTATTTCGCGCGCATGATAGGCG from Candidatus Angelobacter sp. includes:
- a CDS encoding alpha/beta hydrolase, producing MNRRTFAVLVLSLVCSSLVAEEKVVRLYDGPVPGSEDWKQREKESRTNLWQTRIVFNVANPTLTVFPADPANANGTAVVICPGGAFFALSIDSEGFDVARWLNTKGVTCFVLKYRLVECKTDDPTRELMTRGKLDDIVAPVVKLAMADGNAAIGHVRKHAKEYGVNPDRIGIMGFSAGGTVAASVAFNYSPDTRPNFVAPVYLAYSWTIKPGGVPADAPPMFILAASDDPLGLAPHSVDIYKDWTAAKKSAELHLYSKGGHGFGMRKQNLPADHWIERFADWLEVQGLLKK